In a genomic window of Sus scrofa isolate TJ Tabasco breed Duroc chromosome 4, Sscrofa11.1, whole genome shotgun sequence:
- the LOC100155243 gene encoding olfactory receptor 10J1, translating to MKRENHTLTTEFSLQGFSSFQEHQLTLFVVFLALYILTLAGNIVIVTIIHIDHHLHTPMYFFLSMLSTSETIYTLVILPRMLASLVGVSQSISLAGCATQMFLFVTFGITNCFLLTAMGYDHYVAICNPLRYTVMMNKRVCVQLVGGACSIGLIVAMTQVTSVFRLPFCAAKVAHFFCDIHPVMKLSCIDTTVNEILTLIISVLVLVVPMALVFISYVLIISTILKIASAEGRQKAFATCASHLTVVVVHYGCASIAYLKPKSENTKDQDQLISVTYTVITPLLNPVVYTLRNKEVKDALLRVIGRKLS from the coding sequence ATGAAGAGAGAGAATCACACTCTCACCACTGAGTTTTCTCTCCAAGGTTTCTCCAGCTTCCAAGAGCACCAGCTCACTCTTTTTGTGGTGTTTCTTGCACTGTACATCTTAACCCTCGCAGGTAATATAGTCATCGTGACAATTATCCACATTGATCATCATctccacactcccatgtacttcttcctcagcatGCTGTCCACTTCGGAGACTATATACACATTGGTCATTCTCCCAAGGATGCTGGCCAGCCTTGTGGGTGTGAGCCAGTCCATCTCATTGGCAGGTTGTGCCACACAGATGTTCCTGTTTGTAACCTTTGGGATCACTAACTGCTTCCTGCTGACAGCAATGGGGTATGACCACTACGTGGCCATTTGCAATCCCCTGAGATACACGGTCATGATGAACAAGAGGGTGTGCGTCCAGCTGGTGGGGGGGGCCTGCAGCATTGGGCTGATTGTGGCCATGACACAGGTGACATCTGTCTTCAGGTTACCTTTCTGTGCTGCAAAGGTggcccacttcttctgtgacattcACCCTGTGATGAAGCTCTCCTGCATCGACACCACTGTCAATGAGATCCTGACGCTGATCATCAGTGTTTTGGTGCTGGTGGTGCCGATGGCTCTGGTTTTCATCTCCTACGTCCTCATCATCTCCACCATCCTCAAGATCGCCTCAGCCGAGGGCCGGCAGAAAGCCTTTGCCACATGTGCCTCCCACCTCACTGTGGTCGTTGTCCACTATGGCTGTGCCTCCATTGCCTACCTCAAGCCCAAGTCAGAGAACACCAAGGATCAGGACCAGCTGATCTCAGTCACCTACACTGTCATCACCCCCCTACTGAACCCTGTGGTGTACACCCTGAGGAACAAAGAAGTCAAGGATGCTTTGTTGCGGGTCATTGGCAGGAAGCTTTCCTGA
- the LOC100739219 gene encoding olfactory receptor 10J4 — translation MLRASETQSYTHCTWLMRTLDQPTVSSLDGQPTHFISFRPRLSSMTRSNFTAVAEFTFEGFSIFGWQHRLILFVVFLALYLLTLASNVIILTVIHLNRQLHTPMYFFLSVLSISETCYTVAIIPRMLASLLSPQQAISAPECATQLFFYLTFGVNNCFLLTAMGYDRYVAICNPLRYSVIMGKKTCIQLASGSWSIGLSTAIIQVSSVFSLPFCDANIISHFFCDIRPLMKLACADTTIKELITLLISLCVLVLPMVLIFISYVLIVTTILKMASAEGRKKAFATCASHLTVVIVHYGCTSFIYLKPKSQNSLQDRLISVTYTVITPLLNPVVYSLRNKEVKEAFLRALGRKLLS, via the coding sequence ATGCTGAGAGCTTCTGAAACCCAGAGCTACACCCACTGTACCTGGTTGATGAGGACCTTGGACCAGCCTACTGTGTCTAGCCTGGATGGTCAACCTACTCACTTCATCTCTTTCAGACCCAGATTGTCCTCAATGACAAGATCTAATTTCACAGCCGTGGCAGAATTTACCTTTGAAGGCTTTTCCATTTTTGGGTGGCAGCACAGGCTCATCCTCTTTGTGGTCTTTTTGGCCTTGTACCTGTTGACCCTTGCCAGCAATGTTATCATCTTGACTGTTATCCACCTCAACCGTCAGCttcacacacccatgtacttcttcctgagTGTGCTGTCCATTTCTGAGACCTGTTATACAGTGGCCATCATCCCCCGAATGCTGGCCAGTCTCCTAAGCCCCCAACAAGCCATCTCTGCTCCAGAGTGTGCCACCCAGCTCTTCTTCTATCTCACTTTTGGTGTCAACAACTGTTTCTTGCTCACAGCCATGGggtatgaccgctatgtggccatctgcaaccccctACGGTATTCAGTCATCATGGGGAAGAAGACTTGTATACAACTGGCAAGTGGATCCTGGAGCATTGGCCTGAGCACAGCCATTATTCAGGTGTCTTCTGTGTTCAGCCTGCCTTTCTGTGATGCCAATATCATCTCCCACTTCTTTTGCGACATCCGGCCCCTAATGAAGCTTGCCTGTGCTGATACTACCATCAAAGAATTGATCACTTTACTCATCAGTCTGTGCGTCCTTGTTCTGCCCATGGTCTTGATCTTCATCTCCTATGTCCTGATTGTCACCACTATCCTTAAGATGGCATCTGCTGAGGGTCGGAAAAAGGCCTTTGCCACTTGTGCCTCACACCTCACAGTGGTCATTGTCCACTACGGCTGTACCTCCTTCATCTACCTAAAACCCAAATCCCAAAATTCCCTCCAAGACAGACTTATCTCCGTAACCTATACCGTCATTACTCCCCTCTTAAACCCTGTTGtatacagcctgaggaacaaagaGGTTAAGGAGGCCTTCCTCAGAGCTTTGGGCAGAAAGCTCCTCTCTTAG